A genomic window from Cotesia glomerata isolate CgM1 linkage group LG7, MPM_Cglom_v2.3, whole genome shotgun sequence includes:
- the LOC123269480 gene encoding uncharacterized protein LOC123269480: MFFSKIPFVLLVATLVTSLFPGGGSAAAQVIYPNQQSTIQYGIGYQQSAIQNGYDNQQYTARIESDNQQSSLKQEDINQISPSSNISDRIAWLRSRIQQFTTPNGFDFQQYIKQQQGISRVTRLLNELTEKKFAVWLRCKNYLSSTNSRSNNKETTLYQEKLNRILSESDKTYYNKLLHDGYPFTSNLRSNSESDAVIRYHERKKT; encoded by the exons ATGTTTTTCAGCAAAATCCCTTTCGTTCTACTCGTCGCCACTCTGGTAACTTCAT TGTTTCCGGGAGGTGGATCAGCCGCTGCACAAGTAATCTATCCGAATCAGCAATCTACTATACAATACGGAATCGGCTATCAACAGTCTGCTATACAAAACGGCTATGACAACCAGCAATATACTGCACGAATCGAATCTGACAACCAGCAATCATCCCTAAAACAGGAAGACATTAACCAAATTTCTCCGTCGTCAAACATATCTGACCGTATCGCATGGTTACGATCGAGGATCCAGCAATTTACTACACCAAACGGATTTGACTTCCAGCAATATATCAAACAACAGCAAGGGATTTCGCGAGTTACTCGTTTGTTGAACGAActtaccgaaaaaaaatttgctgtATGGTTACGATGCAAGAACTACTTATCTTCTACAAACAGCAGATCCAATAACAAGGAAACAACTCTATATCAGGAAAAACTTAACCGCATCCTTTCCGAGTCTGACAAAACTTACTACAACAAGCTATTGCACGATGGCTACCCGTTTACCAGCAATCTACGTTCGAATTCAGAATCAGATGCTGTTATCCGTTATCACGAAAGGAAGAAAACATGA